The nucleotide sequence TTCTAGACATAATTAACAAGAGAAGTTGACCGGGGCGGGTTAGGGTTGAAGCCTTCATTAAAAGCCCGCTCTTAAGGGGCGGAGTCTTCATCAACCATATTAACCACTCCTGAGATCAAATGAGAGGAGTGATCCCCAAAAATTTATAAATAACTGCCCCCAAAGAAGGAACAAATTTAGAATCTTTTCAGACCTTTGTTGCTAAAGATAATGGTTAAACACGTACAATATCAAAGTATTTGTAGTTGAATTAAGATATGTCTTTAGCTCCTTACCCCATTATTCCTGAAGAACCTACCCGCTATAAAAAATATCGAACCCGTACAAGAAGCTCTCGTCGCCTGGGTAGGAATAAACGAGAGACTCATTTAACAACCCTCGAAGGCTCTTCTCACAAGCGCCAACCCACTGTCGAGTCTCTCAAAAGTAGCTCGCGTATGATCTCCCCACAGTTACGCTTCATGTTACAGTTACAGAAAGTTTCCTCGGTGATCACTTTTTGTCTGATAGCCGCTACTCTGGGAATTTATGCTTGGACAGTTTATGTACCGCGCCTCTGGAGTAAGGAATACAGAAATTTAGAAACCTTACAACGTCATGAGCGGCATCTGACGGCAGCCAATGAAACGATCAAAAATCAATTGGCTCAACAAGCTGAAGAACCCAAAGCCGGTTTAATCAATCCTAAACCCGAGCAAGCGATTTTTCTGCCTCAAACCAATGAACCTGCCGTTCGGACAGCAACACCCAGCAATTCTGCTCAAAATAAACCTTTTATACCCGATTCTCCAGTATCTTATTAGCTATACTTGTTATTAGTTACACAGTGGACCATCATGAGTGGGGAAATGGGTGTCCAGCAAAAGGTAGCCACTGTGCCTAGCGCGGAACACCGCCGCTCGAAAAACTCTCTTTGTTCGGCACTCTAACAGCAAGCGTAATCAATCACCAGTTACCCGTTTTCTCTTTTTTGACTGTTCGGGTGTTCGGGTGTTCGGGTGTTTCTTAGTCCTTACTCCTTACTCCCTATTAATGACTAATCCAAAAGCTAGACTCCAACAAGCCAGAAAAAGAGGTTCTTCTCCCTCAAATCGTTTGAAGGGCAAAAAAAGAAGACCCACTCAACCGTCAACAGAAAAAATCCGTTCGGCAAAACCGACCTCAACAAAAGGAACTCGTGTTAAAAAACAGCCGCCCCCCCTACCTAAAGGGCGACTTTTCCTCGTGTGGGGACTATTAGTGTTGGGGATGTTTGGCTTGGGTTGGAGATTGTATCAACTCCAGATTACCCAATCTGCCCAACTGGAAAAAAGAGCCAAACAGCAGCAGATGATGACCTTACGGCCTTACATTCCCCGGCGCTCAATTATCGATAGTCAAGGAAATGTATTAGCAACTGATCGCATCGTCTATACTCTTTATGCCCATCCGAAATTATTTTCTAAACCGCTACCCGAAGTAGCACAAGAGTTAGGGCCAATTCTTGAGCAAACGCCACAAGGGTTAACTCAACTGTTTAAAGAACGGGATACAGGCATCAAAGTAACGGACAATCTAAGCGAAGCCAATGCTACCAAAATTGAAGACCTCAGACTAGATGGGCTGGAATTACTGGAAAATTATGCTCGCTTTTACCCTCAAGAGCAAATAGCGGCTGATGTGGTGGGCTATGTGGATCGCGACCACAAAGGTCAAGCAGGTTTAGAATTAGGTCAAAAACGCATCTTAGAACGGAATTTGTTAGATCTCTATATCAGAAGGGCCGGCAATGGGGCGATTATGCCGGCTTTTTTGCCTGATGCTAATCTCAGTTTTGATAGCTTACAACTGGAATTGACAATTGATTTACGCCTGCACAGAGCCGCCCGAGAGGCTTTACAACAGCAACTAAAAAAGTACAAGGCTAAACGGGGTGCTGTGATTGTGATGGATGCGACTGATGGTTCTCTGTTAGCCCTCGTTTGTGAGCCGACTTTTAATCCGAACGAATACTATAAGTCTAAAGTTGAACTGTTTAAAAATTGGAGTGTGTCTGATCTTTATGAACCGGGATCGACCTTTAAACCGCTCAATGTTGCACTGGCTCTTGATGCGGGCGTGATTAAACCTGATACTTATGTTAATGACTCGGGGCTGGCGGTGGTAGACGGTTGGCGAATTTATAACGCCAGTAAAACCGGCAATGGCACGATCAATATTGCTAAGGTGCTGCAAGTCTCTAGTAATGTGGGCATGATTCAGATTATGAATCGTTTGAGTGCCAAAGATTATTATCAGCGCCTACAAAAGTTAGGGATCAATGAAAAATCGGGGATCGATTTGCCTGGAGAAGCGACAGGAAATCTCAAAAGTGAGGAGCTTTTTACCGCTAGAGCCATTGAACCGGCAGTAACCGCCTTTGGGCAAGGGTTTTCTCTTACGCCCATTAAGTTAGTTCAACTTCACGGCGCTTTAGCCAATGGAGGAAAGTTAGTAACGCCTCATGTGGTTAAGGGTTTAGCCGATGCACAGGGCCATTTACACTGGAAACCTGATTATCCGATCAGAACGGTTTTTTCCCCACAAGCGAGTCAGGCAGTGGTGAAAATGATGGAAACAGTGGTGACTGATGGCTCAGGAGAAGCGGCTCAAATTCCTTATTATCGCCTTGGCGGCAAAACAGGAACCGCTCAAAAAGCCGGGGCGAGAGGCGGCTATATTCCCAATGCTAAAATTACCAGTTTTGTGGCTATTTTTCCGGTGGATAAACCTCGTTATGTGGTGTTGACGGTGGTGGATGAACCTCAAGGAGGTAATACCTTTGGTTCTACGGTAGCCGCACCTATTGCTAAATCGGTGATCGAGGCGTTAATTTCCCTTGAAGGAATTCCTCCCTCTAAAGGAGGTAAGCCGCTTGCCCCGAAGAAAAATAAAGTTGATTAAAAATTATTTTATTCTTCTTCATTATGTCCGCAGAAATTAACTCAAAACCACAAAAAAAAGCCACTAAAACCCTCGAACAACTTTATCAAGAGTTATTCGCCGATGCTGAATTGAATACAAATTTTTTAGTTTTGGCA is from Gloeothece verrucosa PCC 7822 and encodes:
- a CDS encoding peptidoglycan D,D-transpeptidase FtsI family protein; its protein translation is MTNPKARLQQARKRGSSPSNRLKGKKRRPTQPSTEKIRSAKPTSTKGTRVKKQPPPLPKGRLFLVWGLLVLGMFGLGWRLYQLQITQSAQLEKRAKQQQMMTLRPYIPRRSIIDSQGNVLATDRIVYTLYAHPKLFSKPLPEVAQELGPILEQTPQGLTQLFKERDTGIKVTDNLSEANATKIEDLRLDGLELLENYARFYPQEQIAADVVGYVDRDHKGQAGLELGQKRILERNLLDLYIRRAGNGAIMPAFLPDANLSFDSLQLELTIDLRLHRAAREALQQQLKKYKAKRGAVIVMDATDGSLLALVCEPTFNPNEYYKSKVELFKNWSVSDLYEPGSTFKPLNVALALDAGVIKPDTYVNDSGLAVVDGWRIYNASKTGNGTINIAKVLQVSSNVGMIQIMNRLSAKDYYQRLQKLGINEKSGIDLPGEATGNLKSEELFTARAIEPAVTAFGQGFSLTPIKLVQLHGALANGGKLVTPHVVKGLADAQGHLHWKPDYPIRTVFSPQASQAVVKMMETVVTDGSGEAAQIPYYRLGGKTGTAQKAGARGGYIPNAKITSFVAIFPVDKPRYVVLTVVDEPQGGNTFGSTVAAPIAKSVIEALISLEGIPPSKGGKPLAPKKNKVD